From Diaminobutyricibacter sp. McL0608, one genomic window encodes:
- a CDS encoding carbohydrate ABC transporter permease yields MIEQTYKSVKPAPRATDRSIQRRARTAVRDRRSAILTVIVWTTLLYFLTPLAWLLVSSTKSNSELFSTFGLSFGGHLIENLGNLFVFQDGVFWRWMLNTVVYAGASAVVGTVLATACGYALAKFDFRGKTALFSVIIGSLMIPLTALAIPTYLVFSTVGLTNSPWAIILPSIVSPFGVYLMRVYSSEAVDDSVLEAGRIDGASEFRIFSGIALPALAPGMATVALFILVATWNNYFLPLIMLNSSELFPVTVGLAQWEAAAGVATSSQTLYSLVLTGSFVSILPLIGSFLFLQRFWQSGLTAGSVKG; encoded by the coding sequence ATGATCGAGCAGACTTACAAATCGGTAAAGCCCGCGCCACGCGCAACGGACCGGTCAATACAGAGGCGAGCTCGCACGGCGGTGCGCGATAGGCGAAGTGCGATCCTAACGGTAATTGTCTGGACTACCTTGCTGTACTTCCTGACCCCGCTCGCCTGGCTTCTTGTCTCATCGACTAAGAGCAATAGTGAACTGTTCTCCACCTTCGGGCTCTCATTCGGCGGGCATCTGATCGAGAACCTCGGGAACCTATTTGTCTTCCAGGATGGCGTCTTCTGGAGGTGGATGCTCAATACGGTCGTCTACGCAGGCGCCAGCGCGGTCGTCGGGACGGTTCTGGCAACGGCATGCGGCTACGCGCTAGCGAAATTTGACTTCAGGGGGAAAACTGCGTTGTTCAGCGTCATCATCGGTTCGTTGATGATCCCGCTAACGGCACTGGCGATTCCCACCTACCTCGTGTTTAGTACAGTTGGGTTGACCAACAGTCCGTGGGCGATCATTCTTCCGTCGATCGTGAGCCCATTTGGTGTCTACCTGATGCGGGTCTACTCGTCTGAAGCGGTGGATGATTCGGTTCTTGAAGCCGGACGTATCGATGGCGCTTCTGAGTTCAGAATATTCTCTGGCATCGCCTTACCTGCGTTGGCGCCGGGAATGGCGACCGTCGCGCTCTTCATACTCGTGGCGACCTGGAACAACTACTTCCTACCGCTGATTATGCTCAACAGTTCTGAGCTGTTCCCGGTAACCGTGGGTCTCGCGCAATGGGAGGCGGCCGCAGGGGTAGCAACGTCGTCTCAGACTCTGTACTCCTTGGTTCTCACCGGATCATTCGTTTCGATCCTCCCCCTCATCGGATCCTTCCTCTTCCTGCAACGATTTTGGCAGTCCGGCCTGACCGCGGGAAGCGTCAAAGGTTGA
- a CDS encoding glycoside hydrolase family 5 protein, producing the protein MRRLPPFLPEPFGAEDARWLADQGFNSARLGLMYEAVEPELDTYDDQYIGRMVEYSRLLADHGFFNTIDFHQDSFARLFGGDGFPSWAVANAPDLEERWAHLAVAFDQIDCGLLKFMLQMEFNPILRRSWDHFWSNAELENGRGLQDQFIRACAHVLSAFSSEQARLIGYSPLNEPVVGNLVAPLGDHIAAQRGPFYQRWLDAARKVDPDGLVYLFSDILTVAGNGKPDPVNVRHLAHSVVDENIGFERHHYNGSFGGGDPVSQRAQYEEDEELAREVGLPFVVNEFSASDNDSNTARDVDYAGELFLSWMMWSYYPEGEICCSDSGLLLDDSLPASDDNVKPGKADALVTPYPQAVAGTPLSFHFDRDTATMSLEYSTEAADARLRSDAATVIFVPRRVYPTGYRVEVEGARVISDPTAPWVELLANDTSLLVSVRITGRSGSFVALPSEYKRP; encoded by the coding sequence ATGCGTAGGCTGCCTCCGTTTCTGCCGGAGCCATTCGGCGCAGAAGACGCACGTTGGCTTGCGGACCAGGGTTTCAATAGCGCTCGTCTAGGCCTGATGTACGAGGCCGTCGAACCCGAACTTGACACGTACGACGACCAATACATCGGGCGAATGGTCGAATACAGCAGATTGCTCGCGGACCACGGATTCTTCAATACGATCGACTTCCATCAGGACTCATTTGCCAGGCTCTTTGGCGGTGATGGCTTTCCTTCGTGGGCTGTCGCCAACGCACCGGATCTCGAAGAACGCTGGGCTCACCTCGCGGTCGCTTTCGATCAGATCGATTGTGGCCTGCTCAAGTTCATGCTTCAGATGGAGTTCAACCCGATTCTCCGTCGATCGTGGGACCATTTCTGGTCTAATGCGGAGCTTGAGAACGGGCGGGGCCTGCAAGACCAGTTCATCCGCGCTTGCGCACATGTTCTGAGCGCGTTTTCGAGCGAACAAGCGCGCCTGATCGGGTACTCGCCGCTAAATGAGCCGGTCGTCGGGAATCTTGTCGCGCCTTTGGGCGATCATATTGCGGCCCAGCGGGGACCGTTCTACCAGCGTTGGCTGGACGCAGCACGCAAAGTGGACCCGGACGGCCTTGTCTACCTCTTTAGCGATATCTTAACGGTCGCCGGGAACGGGAAACCCGACCCTGTAAACGTAAGGCACCTTGCTCACTCAGTCGTGGACGAGAACATCGGATTCGAGCGCCACCACTACAACGGTTCTTTCGGTGGAGGGGACCCCGTTTCGCAGCGTGCGCAGTACGAGGAAGATGAGGAGCTCGCCCGCGAGGTGGGCTTGCCTTTCGTGGTCAACGAGTTCTCTGCGAGTGACAATGACAGCAACACTGCGCGCGATGTCGACTACGCTGGCGAGCTCTTTTTGTCATGGATGATGTGGTCGTACTATCCGGAGGGAGAGATTTGCTGCTCGGATTCCGGGCTCCTTCTCGATGACTCCCTGCCGGCGTCCGACGATAACGTGAAGCCTGGTAAGGCGGATGCACTCGTTACGCCGTACCCGCAGGCCGTGGCGGGAACGCCACTTAGTTTTCATTTCGACAGAGACACGGCGACGATGAGCCTGGAGTACTCAACCGAAGCCGCTGATGCGCGTCTTCGTTCGGATGCCGCGACGGTGATCTTTGTCCCCAGGCGCGTCTACCCCACCGGCTACAGGGTGGAGGTCGAAGGCGCTCGAGTTATTTCCGATCCAACCGCGCCTTGGGTTGAGCTCCTCGCGAACGACACCTCGCTTTTGGTCTCAGTGCGCATCACTGGGAGGTCGGGCTCGTTCGTCGCCCTTCCGAGTGAATACAAACGGCCGTAG
- a CDS encoding NAD(P)/FAD-dependent oxidoreductase, giving the protein MTWDAIVLGGGAAGLSGGIVLARTGARVVVIEDQTPRNAPATHMHGFLSRDGMEPSALLRTGREELVGFGGRSLEAHATHAERHGESEFRVVLKDGSELIAPAMLVATGLRDVLPNIPGAQELWGDLVHHCPHCHGREVAGSRIAVIGGQNAPMSVHQAGLMRRYSEDVAFYTNGIALGDDQRVRLEAIGVALDSTPVVHIGRDSDPKQRGVELALEDGRHVRHDTAFVAPMMEPRDAAVASLDLVRAEGGPWIDVGSTGRTSMTGVWAAGNISNPRAQVITAAGEGSTAAIDIAGYLLERDLVRAVRGESVSWFAR; this is encoded by the coding sequence ATGACGTGGGATGCAATTGTGCTCGGCGGCGGTGCCGCGGGTTTGAGCGGGGGTATTGTGCTGGCGCGAACCGGCGCTCGCGTGGTCGTGATTGAGGATCAGACTCCACGAAATGCGCCGGCGACACACATGCACGGCTTTCTATCTCGAGATGGCATGGAGCCGTCGGCGCTTCTTCGGACTGGACGGGAGGAACTGGTTGGCTTCGGCGGCCGCAGTCTCGAGGCTCACGCGACTCACGCGGAGCGGCACGGTGAGAGCGAATTCCGTGTAGTACTCAAAGACGGAAGCGAGCTGATCGCTCCGGCAATGCTCGTTGCAACTGGATTGCGTGATGTACTTCCGAATATCCCCGGAGCCCAAGAGCTGTGGGGAGACCTTGTGCATCACTGCCCGCACTGCCACGGGAGAGAAGTAGCGGGAAGTCGGATAGCAGTGATTGGGGGCCAGAACGCCCCCATGTCCGTGCATCAGGCGGGGCTGATGCGACGGTACAGCGAGGATGTCGCTTTCTACACGAATGGGATTGCGCTCGGGGATGATCAGCGTGTGCGACTGGAGGCAATTGGAGTCGCGCTCGATTCGACTCCTGTCGTGCACATCGGCCGCGATTCGGATCCAAAGCAGCGCGGCGTTGAGCTGGCCCTCGAGGACGGCCGTCACGTCAGGCACGATACTGCGTTCGTTGCGCCGATGATGGAACCGCGCGACGCCGCCGTGGCTTCTCTGGATCTTGTGCGAGCAGAAGGAGGACCGTGGATCGACGTCGGCTCGACTGGCCGAACTTCGATGACAGGGGTGTGGGCTGCCGGGAACATCTCGAACCCTCGCGCACAGGTCATCACTGCTGCCGGGGAGGGATCCACCGCAGCCATCGATATTGCCGGGTATCTGCTTGAACGAGACCTGGTACGAGCGGTGCGCGGCGAATCTGTGTCATGGTTCGCTAGATAG
- a CDS encoding C-terminal binding protein: MTRTVLITDYDLPGSVAEDELVAAGLHVNRAEETSESSIIEAGEGASGLIVQWAPITARIMDALPDLRVISRLGIGVDMIDIPAATARGIAVANTPSYCIEEVASHSIAMLMTLARGIAGYDRAVRDGSWKATNAAPMAVRPSRTTVGIVGYGRIGSLVAKGCAALGFAVIVADPYVPSERIIADGFRYVTREEAIASADLLSLHVPLTDETYHLLNAGSLERMKLGAAIVNTCRGALIDEIALASAVESGHLSGAALDVFGAEPLSSTSRLREVQGILLSPHAAWYSPESLVDLPLHAAANVIRFLAGEELSSTIVNPDFGSVAGVSARGAR; encoded by the coding sequence ATGACTAGAACTGTCTTGATAACGGACTATGACCTCCCGGGCAGCGTTGCAGAGGATGAGTTGGTCGCAGCTGGGCTCCACGTCAATCGCGCGGAAGAGACATCCGAGAGTTCGATTATTGAAGCGGGCGAGGGGGCATCAGGATTGATCGTCCAATGGGCACCGATCACTGCCCGGATTATGGATGCTCTTCCGGATCTCCGCGTGATCAGCCGATTGGGAATCGGTGTCGACATGATCGACATTCCAGCCGCAACCGCCCGAGGGATTGCTGTGGCTAACACACCCAGCTATTGCATCGAAGAGGTCGCCAGCCACAGCATTGCCATGCTGATGACCCTGGCGAGGGGAATCGCTGGCTACGATCGGGCCGTGCGCGATGGGAGCTGGAAGGCGACAAATGCCGCGCCCATGGCGGTTCGTCCGTCAAGAACTACGGTCGGGATTGTTGGGTATGGGCGGATCGGTTCTCTTGTGGCAAAGGGATGCGCGGCGCTCGGGTTCGCGGTAATTGTGGCAGATCCGTATGTGCCCTCGGAGCGAATCATCGCAGATGGTTTCCGTTACGTCACAAGGGAGGAAGCCATCGCATCCGCCGACTTGTTGAGTCTTCACGTCCCGCTTACCGATGAGACTTACCATCTCCTTAATGCAGGTTCCCTTGAGCGCATGAAGTTGGGCGCCGCCATCGTAAACACCTGTCGTGGCGCATTGATTGATGAGATTGCCTTGGCCAGTGCTGTGGAGTCTGGTCACTTGTCGGGGGCGGCGCTAGATGTGTTCGGAGCGGAGCCGCTGAGCTCGACAAGTCGGCTCCGAGAGGTTCAAGGTATTCTCCTGTCCCCACACGCGGCGTGGTATTCCCCTGAATCGCTGGTTGATCTTCCCCTACACGCTGCCGCGAACGTCATCCGCTTCCTTGCTGGAGAGGAACTATCCTCGACGATTGTCAATCCCGACTTTGGATCAGTCGCCGGCGTGAGCGCTCGAGGAGCACGATGA
- a CDS encoding fumarylacetoacetate hydrolase family protein, with protein sequence MRLLRLGAAGAERPAVEGDDGVVYDASGVATDFDGDFFASGGIARIRSALDAGFLPSLAETKDLRIGSPISRPAAVICVGMNYAAHAAESGSAPPVSPVIFFKHPNTVVGPFDDVKIPPGATKVDWEVELAVVIGSRASYLPSPAAARECIAGYAISNDVSERDYQLENGQWSKGKSCETFNPLGPYLVPREDIDSTTLRLRSSVNGALRQDSSTADMITGVDELIWHISQYLVLEPGDVVNTGTPEGVALSGRYPYLQPGDEMSLSIEGLGEQRSILVDGRD encoded by the coding sequence ATGAGGCTTCTCCGGCTAGGCGCCGCCGGCGCAGAAAGGCCGGCTGTCGAGGGAGACGATGGCGTCGTCTACGACGCGAGCGGAGTCGCTACTGACTTTGACGGCGACTTCTTCGCGAGCGGTGGTATTGCACGAATTCGTTCCGCGCTAGATGCGGGCTTCCTTCCTAGTCTTGCGGAGACCAAAGATCTTCGGATTGGTTCGCCGATATCGCGTCCTGCGGCTGTGATATGTGTCGGCATGAACTACGCAGCTCACGCGGCCGAATCCGGCTCCGCTCCGCCGGTCAGCCCGGTGATCTTCTTCAAGCACCCCAACACGGTCGTCGGCCCATTCGATGATGTCAAGATCCCGCCTGGTGCGACGAAGGTCGATTGGGAGGTTGAGCTTGCGGTGGTGATCGGCAGCCGGGCAAGCTATCTGCCTTCTCCGGCGGCAGCTCGGGAGTGCATCGCTGGATACGCGATTTCCAACGACGTCTCCGAACGTGACTACCAACTGGAGAACGGTCAATGGTCCAAGGGAAAGAGCTGCGAGACATTCAACCCGCTTGGGCCATACCTTGTACCACGTGAAGACATTGATTCCACCACACTGCGGCTCAGGTCAAGTGTAAACGGGGCGCTCAGGCAGGATTCGTCGACTGCAGACATGATTACGGGCGTTGATGAGCTCATCTGGCACATAAGTCAGTATCTTGTGCTCGAGCCTGGGGATGTCGTCAATACTGGGACACCCGAAGGGGTCGCGCTATCGGGACGTTACCCGTATCTGCAACCCGGCGACGAGATGTCTCTCTCTATTGAAGGGCTCGGCGAGCAGCGCTCAATTCTCGTCGATGGCCGGGACTGA
- a CDS encoding MOSC domain-containing protein, whose protein sequence is MAHLSSIVRYPVKGLPGVPCEFAQLNIGLGLRYDRALGITNGTSGSRFADGWNPREAYFHVAKNAELVVFETELQGADTAEPAVLTVRPPTTLRKNPAPRIRIRLDDPVALGRDVDAANDVLQRILPPGPMGPAELTISKVGLWDWPGAHLSIINIATLDELARASGRVVDRRRFRANLYVNDLAPWAEFDLVGRRIRVGGVEMEVFQPTDRCRATTIDPVTGLSDLNVPALLAGQFGHMYCGVYARVVSPGRIEVGQSIEVFGERAAPSKTAPANATWPRSVLVDERVVESDSVVSFWFHDPQGLAGDIQPGQHVRVHLPGVAAPSWRCYTVSGTRDDRIRISVKRDGRISRELHNRFMVGEQLSITGPFGDVTPNGSEGGPNVFLSAGIGITPSVAMLRSLAAQDCLFPVRVIHIDRTMEDVALWGDVLTAVSTLADASAELFLTRSVGPPHPSDAATHRRPTALDLLERVGELVASATVYICGPDSFQQSMRRILMGIGFEATSIRSEVFFSPSGAIEQPPREPTAEGPFRVEIPEHAVSVEWNPSVGSLLDAIESIGLAVPSGCRAGVCGTCAQRLRSGQVEYLVDPLTPPPEGSILVCCSTPLTDVVLGHDG, encoded by the coding sequence GTGGCACACCTCTCGTCGATCGTTCGCTACCCGGTCAAGGGGCTTCCTGGTGTCCCTTGCGAATTCGCACAGCTCAACATTGGCTTGGGCCTGCGTTATGACCGTGCCCTCGGGATCACGAACGGGACGAGCGGTTCGCGATTCGCGGACGGCTGGAATCCGCGTGAGGCGTATTTCCACGTTGCAAAGAACGCCGAACTCGTTGTGTTCGAAACCGAATTGCAGGGGGCAGACACAGCCGAACCGGCCGTGTTGACCGTGCGACCGCCCACAACGCTTCGCAAGAATCCCGCCCCCCGAATCCGAATTCGTCTCGACGACCCCGTCGCCTTAGGCCGCGACGTCGACGCGGCGAATGATGTGCTTCAGCGAATCCTTCCGCCCGGCCCCATGGGCCCAGCAGAGCTAACAATCAGCAAGGTTGGACTTTGGGATTGGCCTGGCGCGCACCTGTCGATCATCAATATCGCGACGCTAGATGAGCTCGCGCGCGCGTCAGGTCGCGTTGTCGATCGCCGGCGTTTCCGCGCGAACCTTTATGTAAACGACCTCGCGCCTTGGGCAGAATTCGATCTCGTGGGTCGGCGAATTCGGGTAGGCGGAGTCGAGATGGAAGTTTTCCAACCGACTGACCGGTGCCGCGCGACGACAATTGACCCCGTGACCGGGTTATCCGATCTCAACGTTCCGGCCCTCCTCGCGGGACAGTTCGGCCACATGTATTGCGGGGTTTATGCCCGAGTCGTTTCTCCGGGTCGCATCGAGGTCGGACAGTCAATTGAAGTTTTCGGCGAAAGAGCTGCACCGTCGAAGACTGCTCCAGCGAACGCGACGTGGCCGCGTTCGGTTCTAGTCGATGAAAGAGTCGTCGAGAGCGACAGTGTCGTGAGCTTCTGGTTTCACGACCCTCAGGGACTTGCGGGCGACATTCAGCCAGGCCAACACGTGCGTGTACATTTGCCAGGTGTTGCCGCGCCCAGCTGGCGCTGCTACACCGTTTCCGGGACGCGAGACGATCGGATTCGCATTTCCGTCAAGAGGGACGGTCGGATTTCGCGGGAGCTACACAATCGATTCATGGTCGGCGAGCAGCTCTCAATAACCGGTCCGTTCGGCGACGTAACGCCCAACGGCTCCGAAGGGGGTCCGAACGTATTCCTAAGCGCTGGGATCGGCATCACACCTTCAGTTGCGATGCTTCGATCGCTCGCCGCCCAAGATTGCCTGTTTCCTGTTCGCGTAATTCATATCGACAGAACGATGGAAGACGTTGCCCTGTGGGGAGATGTACTCACCGCGGTGTCAACTCTCGCCGACGCCTCAGCAGAGCTATTCCTCACCCGTTCGGTCGGCCCCCCACACCCAAGCGACGCGGCAACCCACCGTCGCCCGACAGCACTAGACCTCCTCGAACGCGTAGGCGAACTGGTCGCTTCCGCGACTGTCTACATATGCGGCCCCGACTCCTTCCAACAGTCGATGCGCAGAATCCTCATGGGCATAGGATTCGAAGCGACATCCATTCGCTCGGAAGTCTTTTTCTCACCGTCCGGCGCAATCGAACAGCCTCCCCGCGAACCGACTGCCGAAGGTCCCTTTCGGGTGGAGATTCCTGAACATGCGGTGTCTGTGGAATGGAACCCATCAGTGGGGTCGCTCCTCGATGCCATCGAATCGATCGGCTTGGCCGTCCCCTCCGGTTGCCGCGCCGGCGTCTGCGGAACGTGCGCCCAGCGGCTGCGAAGTGGACAGGTCGAGTATCTAGTGGACCCGCTGACGCCCCCACCGGAAGGGTCCATACTTGTGTGCTGCTCGACTCCACTTACCGATGTTGTGCTCGGGCACGACGGATAG
- a CDS encoding ABC transporter substrate-binding protein, with amino-acid sequence MKNGYLAVADPAIDSHGTFTVQLDYDTQEAKGLDPQTATQARSWTIMGLVYDTLVRIGPDFQFEPGLATSWTNPSPTTYVFNLRKDAVFSNGRAMTADDVVGSIEKLQKSGGDWALQLGPIQSVAATGQDQVTITLARPYTALLGALANTPASILPMKEINDGSVDITKTMLGTGPFQVTSHVQDQSWTFSRNPHYYDAKKLGIDKVDIGIVTQESTRLAAIRDGSADYVFFNNVDALDQLGGTRNARVVNQKNTDFYYLLINSQRPGSPLQNNDVRFAINSAINRTQISDIALAGQAAPTAVTPSSLPGACAPGGLPSATTSTDSIKSLLAKAGAKNLKLTMSIYSSEPALAQIAQVIQQQLAKVGVTLTIQKYDLATYVDRLYTQQPGNFDLGLSWYAGYGDAAMVSRWWNGDQAKFTAGFMNNDPDQNALIVQASEQPAGTERTATLKKLCDTVDKNSEMIPLVSRPGVIGYRTDKVSPTINTNEGYGNILRNIVEFRLKGTA; translated from the coding sequence GTGAAGAACGGCTACCTCGCAGTCGCGGACCCCGCGATCGACTCGCACGGAACGTTCACCGTTCAGCTCGACTATGACACCCAGGAAGCCAAGGGCCTCGATCCTCAAACAGCGACGCAGGCCCGTTCCTGGACCATCATGGGCCTGGTGTACGACACGCTTGTCCGCATCGGACCAGACTTTCAGTTTGAGCCTGGATTGGCCACGTCGTGGACAAACCCGTCGCCGACCACGTACGTGTTCAATCTGCGCAAGGACGCCGTCTTCAGTAACGGTCGAGCGATGACTGCCGACGATGTAGTCGGAAGCATTGAAAAATTGCAAAAGAGCGGCGGAGACTGGGCCCTCCAACTCGGACCGATTCAGTCGGTTGCAGCGACGGGCCAAGACCAGGTGACCATCACCCTTGCGCGCCCGTACACGGCGCTGCTTGGGGCGCTCGCGAATACACCAGCGAGCATCCTGCCGATGAAGGAAATCAACGACGGCAGCGTGGACATTACGAAGACAATGCTCGGGACGGGTCCGTTCCAGGTGACGAGCCATGTTCAGGATCAGTCCTGGACGTTCAGCCGGAACCCGCACTACTACGACGCAAAGAAGCTCGGAATTGACAAGGTAGACATCGGAATTGTCACGCAGGAGTCAACTAGGCTCGCAGCTATCCGCGACGGCAGCGCTGACTATGTATTCTTCAACAATGTTGACGCGCTTGATCAACTCGGTGGCACGCGAAATGCTCGCGTGGTCAACCAGAAGAACACCGACTTCTATTACCTGTTGATCAACTCGCAGCGACCCGGGTCGCCGTTGCAGAACAACGACGTTCGTTTCGCGATCAATAGCGCGATCAACAGAACTCAGATCTCCGACATCGCTCTCGCCGGACAGGCAGCGCCTACCGCAGTCACACCGAGCTCGCTCCCCGGAGCGTGCGCACCCGGCGGCCTTCCATCGGCGACGACTTCGACCGACTCGATCAAATCTCTCCTTGCGAAGGCTGGAGCGAAGAACCTCAAATTGACGATGTCTATCTACAGCTCGGAGCCTGCCCTTGCGCAGATTGCACAGGTGATCCAGCAGCAACTCGCCAAAGTTGGAGTGACGCTCACGATCCAGAAGTATGACCTTGCAACCTACGTTGACAGGCTCTACACCCAGCAGCCAGGAAATTTCGACCTGGGGCTCAGCTGGTACGCCGGTTACGGAGATGCTGCTATGGTCTCGCGTTGGTGGAATGGTGACCAGGCGAAATTTACGGCCGGTTTCATGAATAACGACCCCGACCAGAACGCGCTTATTGTGCAGGCTAGCGAACAACCTGCGGGGACGGAGCGCACTGCCACACTCAAGAAGCTGTGCGACACGGTGGACAAGAACTCGGAGATGATTCCGTTAGTGTCCAGGCCCGGGGTTATCGGCTATCGCACCGATAAGGTCAGTCCCACGATCAATACGAACGAGGGATACGGCAACATTCTGCGCAATATCGTGGAATTTCGTCTGAAGGGTACGGCGTAG
- a CDS encoding ABC transporter permease → MLIFAAVRSLPGNYSDIVLGTFATPSAKAHLIAEYGLNRSLPEQYLLWLVAAFRGDFGFSLASHLPVVQEFGSRLPLTITLALMAMCFTIAIGLPLGIYAGTHSAGGRGSIIGRLLSSIGISMPEFVLGSLVVFLFSRFALGLSVGNVVSPTTDLSQSIVSLILPAAVLSVFAIASTARTARDATLSVLVEPHIGAAVARGESKRFIIRHHVLRNAAIPVLTLTATLTAYLLGGAVIVENVFDIPGMGSYLVQALDRRDYAVIQAGVLIATLVFVLMSFVVDIVTGLIDPRVSVASKGRRS, encoded by the coding sequence GTGCTGATTTTCGCCGCGGTGAGAAGCCTCCCGGGCAACTACTCCGACATCGTGCTCGGCACCTTTGCAACGCCGAGTGCGAAGGCGCACCTAATCGCCGAGTACGGTCTGAACCGCTCACTTCCGGAGCAGTATCTGCTTTGGTTGGTGGCGGCGTTCAGGGGCGACTTCGGCTTCTCACTAGCAAGTCACCTTCCGGTGGTGCAAGAGTTCGGCTCGCGGCTACCGCTGACCATCACGCTCGCGTTGATGGCAATGTGCTTCACCATCGCTATCGGACTCCCACTCGGAATCTATGCGGGCACGCACTCTGCAGGTGGCCGCGGCAGCATCATCGGCCGGCTGTTGAGCAGCATCGGAATCAGCATGCCGGAGTTCGTACTGGGAAGCCTGGTTGTATTCCTCTTCTCACGTTTCGCGCTTGGCTTATCCGTCGGCAACGTTGTCTCCCCGACGACCGATTTGAGTCAGTCGATCGTCTCGCTGATCTTGCCAGCGGCGGTGCTCTCCGTTTTCGCCATTGCATCGACGGCGAGAACCGCAAGGGACGCGACTCTCTCAGTTCTCGTTGAACCGCATATCGGTGCCGCTGTAGCACGCGGCGAGTCAAAGCGATTCATCATCCGTCATCACGTGTTGCGCAACGCGGCCATCCCAGTCCTAACACTCACCGCCACCTTGACGGCATATCTTCTTGGTGGCGCCGTCATCGTCGAGAACGTATTCGATATTCCGGGGATGGGTTCGTATCTCGTACAGGCGCTTGATCGGCGCGACTACGCCGTAATCCAGGCCGGCGTCTTGATCGCGACGCTGGTGTTCGTGTTGATGAGTTTTGTTGTCGACATTGTTACCGGCCTGATCGATCCGCGAGTCAGCGTCGCATCGAAAGGACGACGATCATGA
- a CDS encoding ABC transporter permease, which yields MMATLSVDHEHGRSSWRRSMRYIRSFDGLAKVAMVVLGLLFLLAGLAALTGLGGDPTAIVGPRLSPPAAGWPLGTDSLGRSLLPRLLEGIGTTLLLSTVAVVCTAIISTIFGIVAGYRGGRVAGTIMRVGDVLYAFPSIILAILIAAVIGPGQTAALASIVLVTVPLMTRMVSAASRAVTQRDFVDSAIISGVSTPRILTRHILTNVSGTIAVQGTYALSVGILVEGGLSFLGYGVQLPDSSLGLLIQEGTLYMVKAPWLLLAPGIVLVAAILSINILGDSLRDRFDPRKARPLV from the coding sequence ATGATGGCCACGCTGAGCGTAGACCACGAGCACGGTCGGTCCAGCTGGCGACGCTCGATGCGCTACATCCGTTCGTTCGACGGCCTCGCGAAGGTGGCGATGGTCGTGCTCGGTCTGCTGTTCCTGCTTGCTGGGCTCGCAGCGTTGACGGGGCTCGGTGGCGACCCCACAGCCATCGTGGGTCCCCGCCTATCCCCTCCTGCCGCTGGTTGGCCTCTCGGAACGGACAGCCTCGGGCGATCCCTTCTCCCGCGTCTACTAGAGGGGATCGGGACAACTCTTCTACTGTCGACGGTAGCGGTCGTGTGTACAGCGATCATCAGCACGATCTTTGGGATCGTCGCAGGTTATCGAGGCGGTCGCGTGGCCGGCACCATTATGCGAGTCGGAGATGTGCTCTATGCCTTCCCCTCAATAATCCTCGCAATCCTGATCGCTGCGGTCATCGGCCCGGGACAGACCGCTGCACTTGCGAGCATCGTGCTCGTGACGGTGCCGCTGATGACGCGGATGGTTAGCGCGGCGTCCCGTGCGGTGACGCAACGCGATTTCGTCGACTCGGCAATCATCAGCGGTGTCTCGACACCTCGGATACTCACGCGTCACATCCTTACGAACGTTTCGGGAACCATCGCCGTTCAAGGAACATACGCGCTCTCGGTCGGGATCCTGGTTGAAGGGGGTCTGAGCTTCCTCGGCTACGGCGTGCAACTTCCGGATTCGTCCCTCGGCCTCCTCATCCAAGAGGGCACACTCTACATGGTCAAAGCGCCGTGGTTACTCCTTGCGCCCGGCATCGTGCTGGTCGCCGCCATCCTCTCCATTAACATCCTCGGGGACAGTCTCCGTGATCGATTCGACCCCCGCAAAGCGAGGCCCCTGGTATGA